The Desulfobulbaceae bacterium genomic interval AAATCACGTTGCCTAGAGTTTCCAGACGAAATAAGACGGGAAAAACCAAGACGCTTCATGGCTGTTAAAACAGCATCAATGTGCCCATGGGCAGGTGAGCCATCTTCAATAATCTCAAAAGCCTCTTGCGGTGAAACTAAATTTTCTCCCTTGAGAGAACGACGTAAAGTTTCAACAGAGTGTGTTGGCAAACAAGTCAGATTTGCGAGAGTGCGGTTTTTCACCTTACCATTTTCACGAAAGCTCTCCCTGAGCAAAATGGCCGGTGGTGAGTTTCTATTTGGAACGTTTATAATATACATAACTATACAAATAGCACACAATTCGTTCTATGGCAAGCTATTATTAATATAGTTTTGATATTTACATGACTACAACATTAGGCCCAAAAAAGCAATTTCATGCAGTTAATCACTTGAAATTAGGTTGTTTTTTAATGGTCAGGCTTGTGTTCTGGGCTGGAACTTCAGCTTAACAAATGGCACCATGATCAGCTTTCCAGCACAGATTCTGATGGGTTTCGCAAAGCTCAACCAAACGGATTCCTACTGTTCAAACGCAACCATCAGACCATCAAATTCTGCGCAAAGGC includes:
- a CDS encoding transposase; its protein translation is MYIINVPNRNSPPAILLRESFRENGKVKNRTLANLTCLPTHSVETLRRSLKGENLVSPQEAFEIIEDGSPAHGHIDAVLTAMKRLGFSRLISSGNSRQRD